The window GCCCCTGTTTTCTTTTCCTAAAAACGTGGTAAAATACAGATGGACGGAGGGGGACTGCAGATGAACTGGAAAGTGATACTCGCGCTGCTGACGTGCAATGTGCTCTTTATGTCGGCAAGCTATACGATGATTATTCCGTTCCTGCCGATGTACCTGACGCATGAGCTCGGCGTGTCGGATGCCTCGGTCAATCTCTGGGCGGGGCTGGCGTTCTCCGTGACGTTCCTCGTTTCTGCGGTGATGGCGCCGATCTGGGGGCGCATGGCGGATCGCCGCGGGAAACGGCTCATGGCGATGCGTGCGAGCCTCCTCATCTCGATCAGTTACCTGCTCGGCGGCGTTGTCACCTCGCCCGAGCAGCTTGTCCTCGTCCGTGTCTTTCAGGGATTCGCGTCGGGGCTGTGGCCGATGGATCTGGCGATCATGACGCTCTATGCGCCGCGCGAGCGCCTCGGCTTCTCCCTCGGCATCCTACAGGGTACGCTGACGGCGGGCGGCGTGGTCGGACCTCTGCTCGGCGGGGTGCTCGCGGAGGTGTTCGGGATGCGTGCGAGCTTCTACGTCGGAGGGCTGGCACTCTTCATCAATTTCCTCGCGTTCACCTTTATCATCAAGGAGCCGCCGATGCCGCAGGATGCCGCGCCGCTCACGGCGGAGGAAAAGAATCCGTGGCATCTCTGGCGCATTCCCATCCTGCGCACGATGATGATTGTGAGCACGCTCGCGCAGATGACGACGTTCATCCTCATGCCCGTTCTCACAACCTACATCAAGTATCTTGCAGGCGACATGGAGAACATCGTACTTGTCGCAGGGATTGTCTTTTCACTCGGCGGGATTGCGGGCGCGATTGCCGCGCCGCTCTGGGGTATCTTCGGAGCGCGGCACAGCTATTTCCGCGCGATGTGTCTTGCAATGTTCTGCGCGGGGACGATGCTCACGTTGCAGGGGATTCCCGATACGCTCGTCCCGTTCGCGGCGATGCAGTTCGGTGTCGGGCTCTTCCTCGCGGGCATCCAGCCCTCGCTGAATGCGGTCATTGCACAGCACACGCCCGCGCAGCTCAAGGGCAGCGTGTTCGGTATGCTCTTCGCCGCGCAGCAGGTCGGCGGGTTCACGGGGCCGCTGCTCGGCGGCGTGGTCGCGACCTATCTCGGGATGCACGATCTCTTCCCGATGGGCGGCGTGCTCCTCATCACACTTGCGCTGTTTGTGTGGTGGAGGTATATACACAAAAAAAGTGCAATATAAAAATGCGGTACGAAGTCAAAACAGCTTCGTACCGCATTTTTCGTTGGCGCAATCAAGGCTTTAGAGCCACTCCTTACAGATGCGCAAGCACCGCATCCGCCATCTCGCGCGTGCCGACCTGCGTGCAGCCCGTATCCGCGATGTAGATGTCCGCCGTGCGTTTGCCGTCCGCGAGTGCCGCGTCCACCGCCGCCTCGACCGCAGCGGCAGCCTCCTCCTCATGGAGGGCATAGCGCAGGAGCATCGCCGCCGAGAGGATCGTCCCAAGGGGGTTTGCGATGCCCCGCCCTGCGATGTCGGGCGCACTGCCGTGAATCGGCTCAAAGAGGCTCGTCCCCGTGCCGATCGACGCGGACGGCATCAGCCCGATCGAGCCGCCGATGACCGCCGCCTCATCGGAGAGAATGTCGCCGAAGAGGTTGCCCGTCACGATCACATCGAACTGCGTCGGACGCACGGCAAGCTGCATGGCACAGTTGTCCACATAGAGATGGTCGAGTTCGACATCGCCGTACTCCGGTGCAAGTGCCGTCACCGTACGCCGCCAGAGGCGCGAGGTCGCGAGCACGTTCGCCTTGTCCACGGACGTGACCTTGCCGCGTCTGAGACGCGCCGTCTCGAACGCAAGGCGTGCGATGCGCTCCACCTCGGGCACGGAGTAGTTCTCCATGTCCCACGCACGCTCTCTTCCGTCCACCTGCTCGGACTCGCATTTCTCGCCGAAGTAGATGCCGCCGATCAGCTCGCGTACAATGACGAGATCGACACCGCGCACGAGTTCCGGCTTCAGCGGCGAGTGCTCAATGAGCGCGTCCGCGACCTTCACGGGACGCAGATTCGCATACAGCCCGAGCCCCTTGCGGAGACCCAAAATCGCACGCTCGGGACGCAGGGCAGGCTCCACGCTGTCCCACTTCGTCCCGCCGACCGCGCCGAAGAGCACTCCGTCCGATGCCTTGCAGACCGCGAGCGTGTCCTCGGGCAGCGGCGTGCCATATTTATCGTACGCCGTGCCGCCCGCGTCGCGCGTTTCGTAGGTCAGACCGAGCGCGAATTTCGCATCGACGGCACTCAGAACGCGTACGGCTTCCTCGGTGATCTCCTGCCCGATGCCGTCGCCCGGGACGACTGCAATCTTATACGCCATGACGGAAACCTCCATTCTCACGGATATAGTTCAGAAGTCCGCCCGCACGCGCAATGTCCTGCACGAAGCCCGGCAGGGGATGCGCATGGAACGTGTCGCCCGTCGTCAGATTCTCGATTGCCCCCGTCGCCGTATCCACGCGCAGACGGTCGCCCGCGCTGATCTTCTCCACATCGTCGCCGATCTCAAGGAGCGGCAGCCCGATGTTGATGCCGTTGCGGTAGAAGATGCGTGCAAAGCTCGCCGCAATCACGACGGGTACACCCGACGCGGCAATGGCAATGGGTGCGTGCTCACGCGAGGAGCCGCAGCCGAAGTTGCGCCCGCCGACCATGATGTCGCCCTCCGCCACATTTCCGGCGAACGTCGTGTCGATGTCCTCCATGCAGTGTGCCGCGAGTGCCTTCGGCTCGAACGTGTTGAGATAGCGCGCAGGAATGATAACGTCCGTGTCGATGTTGTCGCCGTACCGCCAGACCTTTCCCTCGAACATCACGCCACCTCCTCGGGAGCAGCAATCCGCCCCAGTATTGCACTCGCCGCCGCGACGTGCGGCCCTGCGAGATAAACCTCGCTGTCAACGTGTCCCATGCGCCCGCGAAAATTGCGGTTCGTCGTCGACACGCACCGCTCGCCCGCCGCGAGGATGCCCATGTAGCCGCCGAGACACGGTCCGCAGGTCGGTGTCGAGACCGCCGCGCCCGCATCCATAAAGATCTCGATGTAGCCGCGTCGCATTGCCTCCTGGTAGACCCACGGCGAGCCGGGAATGACGATGCAGCGGACATGGGGATGCACCGTATGCCCCTTCAAAATCTCCGCCGCGATCGCCATGTCCTCAAGCCGCCCGTTCGTGCACGAACCGATAACAACCTGATCAATCGCAACGGGTTCTGCAATGTCCATGACGCGCTTCGTATTCTCCGGCAGATGCGGGAACGAAACGACGGGACGCAGCTCACTGAGGTTGATCTCCACCGTGCGTGCGTACTGCGCGTCGGGGTCGGGGTTCACGGGCTCAAACACGCCTGCCATACGCCCCTCGACGTATGCTTTGCACACATCATCGTACGGGAAAATGCCGTTCTTCGCGCCCGCCTCAATCGCCATGTTGGCAATCGTC of the Selenomonas dianae genome contains:
- a CDS encoding MFS transporter codes for the protein MNWKVILALLTCNVLFMSASYTMIIPFLPMYLTHELGVSDASVNLWAGLAFSVTFLVSAVMAPIWGRMADRRGKRLMAMRASLLISISYLLGGVVTSPEQLVLVRVFQGFASGLWPMDLAIMTLYAPRERLGFSLGILQGTLTAGGVVGPLLGGVLAEVFGMRASFYVGGLALFINFLAFTFIIKEPPMPQDAAPLTAEEKNPWHLWRIPILRTMMIVSTLAQMTTFILMPVLTTYIKYLAGDMENIVLVAGIVFSLGGIAGAIAAPLWGIFGARHSYFRAMCLAMFCAGTMLTLQGIPDTLVPFAAMQFGVGLFLAGIQPSLNAVIAQHTPAQLKGSVFGMLFAAQQVGGFTGPLLGGVVATYLGMHDLFPMGGVLLITLALFVWWRYIHKKSAI
- the leuB gene encoding 3-isopropylmalate dehydrogenase yields the protein MAYKIAVVPGDGIGQEITEEAVRVLSAVDAKFALGLTYETRDAGGTAYDKYGTPLPEDTLAVCKASDGVLFGAVGGTKWDSVEPALRPERAILGLRKGLGLYANLRPVKVADALIEHSPLKPELVRGVDLVIVRELIGGIYFGEKCESEQVDGRERAWDMENYSVPEVERIARLAFETARLRRGKVTSVDKANVLATSRLWRRTVTALAPEYGDVELDHLYVDNCAMQLAVRPTQFDVIVTGNLFGDILSDEAAVIGGSIGLMPSASIGTGTSLFEPIHGSAPDIAGRGIANPLGTILSAAMLLRYALHEEEAAAAVEAAVDAALADGKRTADIYIADTGCTQVGTREMADAVLAHL
- a CDS encoding 3-isopropylmalate dehydratase small subunit, giving the protein MFEGKVWRYGDNIDTDVIIPARYLNTFEPKALAAHCMEDIDTTFAGNVAEGDIMVGGRNFGCGSSREHAPIAIAASGVPVVIAASFARIFYRNGINIGLPLLEIGDDVEKISAGDRLRVDTATGAIENLTTGDTFHAHPLPGFVQDIARAGGLLNYIRENGGFRHGV
- the leuC gene encoding 3-isopropylmalate dehydratase large subunit; translated protein: MGMNMSEKILARHAGLDHVEPGQLVTCRLDMVLANDVTGPPSIKEFEKTGRPVFDRTKIALIPDHFQPAKDIKSSELAKIMRDFARKHDILHYYEQGRVGIEHVILPEKGIVGPGMLTIGADSHTCTYGAVNGFSTGVGTTDLAVGMATGEAWFKVPEAINVHLTGKKPADISGKDVILTLIGRIGVDGALYQSLEFTGESVAELTMTDRLTIANMAIEAGAKNGIFPYDDVCKAYVEGRMAGVFEPVNPDPDAQYARTVEINLSELRPVVSFPHLPENTKRVMDIAEPVAIDQVVIGSCTNGRLEDMAIAAEILKGHTVHPHVRCIVIPGSPWVYQEAMRRGYIEIFMDAGAAVSTPTCGPCLGGYMGILAAGERCVSTTNRNFRGRMGHVDSEVYLAGPHVAAASAILGRIAAPEEVA